Proteins encoded within one genomic window of Kibdelosporangium phytohabitans:
- a CDS encoding HAD family hydrolase encodes MTRVPEAVLWDMDGTLIDSEKLWDIGLKELAVQLGGELSQQARDSVVGSNMDNTMRVVFTSLGVEPDQAAMDKAAQWLTERTAELFRIDLPWRPGARAVLESLHEHGVPMALVTSTERALTEVALDSIGRHFFTATICGDEVDGRNKPDPAPYLLAADLIGVSAARCVAVEDSPMGMRSAVTAGCTVLVVPAEVPIAPGDGWTVRDSLVGVDAFTLGALGLAESG; translated from the coding sequence TTGACGCGGGTGCCAGAGGCCGTGTTGTGGGACATGGACGGCACGCTGATCGACTCGGAGAAGCTCTGGGACATCGGTCTGAAGGAGCTCGCGGTCCAGCTCGGCGGCGAGCTGTCCCAGCAGGCACGCGACTCGGTGGTGGGCTCCAACATGGACAACACCATGCGGGTGGTCTTCACGTCGCTCGGTGTCGAACCCGACCAGGCCGCGATGGACAAGGCCGCGCAGTGGCTGACCGAGCGCACCGCCGAGCTGTTCCGGATCGACCTGCCGTGGCGCCCCGGCGCTCGAGCGGTGCTCGAGTCGCTGCACGAGCACGGCGTGCCCATGGCGTTGGTCACATCGACCGAGCGCGCGCTGACCGAGGTCGCGCTCGACTCGATCGGGCGGCATTTTTTCACCGCCACGATCTGCGGCGACGAGGTGGACGGCCGCAACAAGCCGGACCCCGCGCCGTACCTGCTCGCCGCCGACCTGATCGGCGTTTCCGCAGCTAGGTGCGTCGCAGTCGAGGATTCGCCGATGGGCATGCGCTCGGCGGTGACCGCGGGCTGCACGGTGCTGGTGGTGCCGGCCGAGGTGCCGATCGCGCCAGGGGACGGCTGGACGGTCCGCGATTCACTCGTCGGTGTCGACGCGTTCACCCTCGGTGCTTTGGGGCTCGCCGAGTCCGGATGA
- a CDS encoding phosphoribosyl-ATP diphosphatase: MKTFDELFAELSERARTRPEGSGTVAALDAGVHAQGKKVLEEAGEVWIAAEHEDDEHLAEEVSQLLYRVQVLMLGRGLTLDDVYRYL, translated from the coding sequence GTGAAGACGTTCGACGAACTGTTCGCCGAGCTCAGTGAGCGCGCGCGGACCCGGCCCGAGGGGTCGGGCACCGTGGCGGCGCTGGATGCGGGTGTGCACGCGCAGGGCAAGAAGGTGCTCGAGGAGGCAGGCGAGGTGTGGATCGCCGCCGAGCATGAGGACGACGAGCATCTGGCCGAGGAGGTCTCCCAGCTGCTCTACCGCGTCCAGGTGCTGATGCTCGGGCGCGGTCTGACTCTCGACGACGTCTACCGCTATCTCTGA
- the hisG gene encoding ATP phosphoribosyltransferase, with amino-acid sequence MLRVAVPNKGSLAASASEMLTEAGYRQRGEQRDLTVLDSANEVEFFFLRPKDIAAYVGSGDLDLGITGRDLAQESGAPVRERLSLGFGGSTFRYAAPAGREWSLADLDGRRLATAYPRLVRDDLAKHGIKADVIRLDGAVEISVQLGLADAIADVVGSGRTLRQHNLVAFGEPICVSEAVLVTRLGADPAPDAEQLTARLQGVVFAQQYMMLDYDCPKSLLDNALEVTPGLESPTVAPLANPDWVAVRAMVPRKRANPIMDELAAIGAKAILASDIRSCRL; translated from the coding sequence ATGTTGCGTGTCGCCGTGCCCAACAAGGGGTCGCTGGCCGCGTCCGCGTCGGAGATGCTGACCGAGGCCGGCTACCGCCAGCGGGGCGAGCAACGGGACCTGACGGTCCTCGACTCGGCCAACGAGGTCGAGTTCTTCTTCCTGCGGCCGAAGGACATCGCCGCGTACGTCGGTTCCGGCGACCTCGATCTCGGCATCACCGGCAGGGACCTGGCCCAGGAGTCCGGCGCGCCCGTGCGTGAGCGGCTGTCGCTCGGCTTCGGCGGGTCGACCTTCCGCTACGCCGCGCCCGCCGGGCGGGAGTGGTCGCTCGCCGACCTCGACGGCAGGCGCCTGGCGACCGCGTACCCCCGGCTGGTCCGTGACGACCTGGCCAAACACGGCATCAAGGCGGACGTGATCCGGCTCGACGGCGCCGTGGAGATCTCGGTGCAGCTCGGCCTGGCCGACGCGATCGCCGACGTCGTCGGGTCGGGGCGGACGCTGCGGCAGCACAACCTGGTGGCGTTCGGCGAGCCGATCTGCGTCTCCGAGGCCGTGCTCGTCACCCGGCTCGGTGCGGACCCGGCACCGGACGCGGAGCAGCTGACCGCGCGCCTGCAGGGCGTGGTCTTCGCCCAGCAGTACATGATGCTGGACTACGACTGCCCGAAGTCGTTGCTGGACAACGCTCTCGAAGTCACACCGGGCCTCGAGTCGCCGACTGTCGCGCCGCTGGCCAACCCGGACTGGGTGGCCGTGCGGGCGATGGTGCCGCGCAAGCGAGCCAACCCGATCATGGACGAGCTCGCCGCGATCGGCGCCAAAGCAATCCTCGCGTCGGACATCCGCTCCTGCCGCCTCTGA
- a CDS encoding RecB family exonuclease: MTVTEEVVRRRPALSPSRASDFKQCPLLYRFRAVDRLPETPSKAQVRGTVVHAVLEQLYALPAAERVPQTAHKLLQPTWSKLTEDAPELAGQLFADGDSLEDWLASAAELLDGYFTLEDPRRLEPEACELLVESELPSGVLLRGYIDRLDVAPTGEIRVVDYKTGAAPREIGEAKALFQMKFYALVLWRLRGVVPKQLRLMYLSDRQSLAYAPDEAELKRFERTLEAIWQAVMRSAKTGDFRPNKSRLCDYCDHKAFCPAFGGTPPEYPGWPEPDSGTETVIDRAD; encoded by the coding sequence GTGACGGTGACTGAGGAAGTAGTACGGCGGCGGCCCGCGCTGTCGCCCTCCCGAGCCAGCGACTTCAAACAGTGCCCGTTGCTCTACAGATTCCGCGCTGTCGACCGGCTGCCCGAGACGCCGAGCAAGGCGCAGGTCCGCGGCACGGTCGTGCACGCTGTCCTCGAACAGCTCTATGCTCTGCCCGCGGCCGAGCGGGTTCCGCAGACCGCGCACAAGCTGCTGCAGCCGACGTGGAGCAAGCTCACCGAGGACGCACCTGAGCTGGCCGGGCAGCTGTTCGCCGACGGCGACAGCCTCGAGGACTGGCTGGCGTCGGCCGCCGAGCTGCTCGACGGCTACTTCACGCTGGAGGACCCGCGCAGGCTCGAACCGGAGGCCTGCGAGCTGCTGGTCGAGTCCGAGCTGCCGTCGGGTGTGCTGCTGCGGGGGTACATCGACCGGCTGGACGTCGCGCCGACCGGTGAGATCCGCGTCGTGGACTACAAGACCGGTGCGGCGCCGCGGGAGATCGGCGAGGCCAAAGCGCTGTTCCAGATGAAGTTCTACGCGCTGGTGCTGTGGCGCCTGCGCGGAGTCGTGCCCAAGCAACTGCGCTTGATGTACCTCTCCGACCGGCAGTCGCTGGCGTACGCGCCCGACGAGGCCGAGCTCAAGCGGTTCGAGCGCACGCTGGAGGCGATCTGGCAGGCGGTCATGCGCTCGGCCAAGACCGGGGACTTCCGGCCGAACAAGAGCAGGCTGTGCGACTACTGCGACCACAAGGCGTTCTGCCCGGCGTTCGGCGGCACCCCGCCGGAGTACCCGGGGTGGCCGGAGCCGGACTCGGGCACGGAGACGGTCATCGACCGGGCTGACTGA
- a CDS encoding TIGR03086 family metal-binding protein, with the protein MTSPLIGGAELLERAVGYTLGTLRLVTPEALSRPTPCRSWDLAALLRHMIDSLAALHEAVDSGHVGLAPAPPTADLAADLVTRLKDQACQLIGAWTSAPRSTVSIADRQLTGAIVSCAGAVEVAVHGWDVARACGADRPLPGELAEQLLHLAGLFVTDHDRPERFAAPVPTSGAAQPGDRLMAFLGRIP; encoded by the coding sequence GTGACTTCACCACTGATCGGCGGGGCCGAGCTGCTGGAGCGGGCGGTCGGGTACACGCTCGGCACACTTCGGCTCGTCACGCCCGAGGCGCTCAGCCGCCCGACGCCGTGCCGTTCGTGGGACCTGGCGGCCCTGTTGCGGCACATGATCGACTCGTTGGCGGCGTTGCACGAGGCTGTCGACAGTGGACACGTCGGGCTGGCGCCCGCCCCGCCGACGGCTGACCTGGCGGCCGATCTCGTCACCCGGCTCAAGGACCAGGCGTGCCAGCTCATCGGCGCGTGGACCAGTGCGCCCCGGTCGACTGTGTCGATCGCGGACCGGCAGCTCACGGGGGCGATCGTCAGCTGCGCGGGCGCTGTGGAGGTCGCCGTGCACGGCTGGGACGTGGCCAGGGCGTGCGGCGCGGACCGGCCGTTGCCCGGCGAGCTGGCCGAGCAGCTGCTGCACCTGGCGGGGTTGTTCGTGACCGACCACGACCGGCCGGAGCGGTTCGCCGCACCGGTGCCGACGAGCGGCGCGGCGCAGCCGGGGGACAGGCTGATGGCATTCCTTGGCCGAATTCCCTAG
- a CDS encoding site-2 protease family protein, protein MTTIRRGRVARGDGGLLLFRIAGVPVLLAPSWWLGSLAVVFLYTPLVDRLMPGVSDGTALLLASAFAVLLGASVLAHELGHCVVALRYGLPVRRVRLFLLGGISEVARTPRKPAQEGMVAAAGPLVSIVLGVLFGMALLIGPGEGAIWVLLLECTAANLAVAVFNLLPGLPLDGGRMLRAGIWALTGRRSSGTVAAAVGGGLVAVGLLIWALFGLVEGSPDKWLRLGVCVLTAWFVIAGAAGEFSAEQRRTWPDGLRLADLVQPVLQLPAESPVADALGASAGRGVVLVRADGVAAGLLDRDTAQRLAGYAPLSPAEQAAEPIRPEMVLLDSEPGEEIIERVYETAAWQFLVVDEEGRPSGVLRREDLKAALRNA, encoded by the coding sequence ATGACGACGATCCGGCGTGGCCGTGTCGCCAGGGGCGACGGTGGCCTGTTGTTGTTCCGGATCGCAGGTGTGCCCGTGCTGCTGGCGCCGTCGTGGTGGCTGGGGTCGTTGGCGGTGGTGTTCCTGTACACGCCGTTGGTGGACCGGCTGATGCCCGGCGTGAGTGACGGCACGGCGTTGCTGCTCGCTTCCGCGTTCGCGGTCCTGCTGGGTGCGTCCGTCCTGGCACACGAGCTGGGGCACTGCGTGGTGGCGTTGCGCTACGGCTTGCCTGTCCGGCGGGTGCGGTTGTTCCTGCTCGGTGGCATCTCGGAAGTCGCGCGAACGCCGCGCAAACCCGCGCAGGAAGGCATGGTGGCCGCCGCGGGCCCACTGGTGTCGATCGTTCTCGGTGTCCTGTTCGGAATGGCGTTGCTGATCGGGCCGGGCGAGGGCGCCATCTGGGTCCTGTTGCTCGAATGCACCGCGGCCAACCTCGCGGTCGCCGTGTTCAACCTGCTTCCCGGTCTGCCGTTGGACGGCGGCCGGATGCTGCGGGCAGGCATCTGGGCGTTGACCGGGCGGCGGTCGAGCGGCACCGTCGCCGCCGCGGTCGGTGGCGGCCTTGTCGCGGTCGGGCTGTTGATCTGGGCGCTGTTCGGGCTCGTGGAAGGCAGCCCGGACAAGTGGCTCCGGTTGGGTGTGTGCGTGCTGACGGCGTGGTTCGTGATCGCGGGCGCGGCGGGGGAGTTCTCCGCGGAGCAGCGCCGGACGTGGCCGGATGGCCTGCGGCTGGCCGATCTCGTCCAGCCCGTGCTGCAACTGCCCGCCGAAAGCCCGGTCGCCGACGCGCTCGGCGCCTCGGCAGGCCGGGGTGTCGTCCTGGTCCGGGCGGACGGCGTGGCGGCCGGGTTGCTCGACCGGGACACCGCGCAGCGGCTGGCCGGCTACGCGCCCCTGTCCCCGGCCGAGCAGGCCGCCGAGCCGATCCGGCCGGAGATGGTCCTGCTGGACTCCGAGCCGGGTGAGGAGATCATCGAGCGGGTCTACGAGACCGCCGCGTGGCAGTTCCTCGTCGTCGACGAGGAAGGCCGCCCGTCCGGCGTGCTGCGCCGCGAAGACCTCAAAGCGGCCCTGCGTAACGCCTGA
- a CDS encoding tRNA (adenine-N1)-methyltransferase: protein MSRASGPFRKGDRVQLTDPKGRHYTLVLEEGGQYHTHRGALAHDDLIGAPEGSVVTSVGGTSFLALRPLLPDYVLSMPRGAQVIYPKDAAQIVMWGDIFPGARVLEAGAGSGALTCSLLRAVGESGSVTSYEVRDDHADHARRNVVQFFGEQPPNWTLNVADLATHTGEVDRAVLDMLAPWEMLDVVKQNLIPGGVLVVYVATVTQLSRVTEALREQQCWTEPQSWETLHRPWHVVGLAVRPDHRMIAHTAFLLTARRLADGVVAPRVQRRSGKY, encoded by the coding sequence GTGAGCAGGGCGAGCGGCCCGTTCCGTAAAGGTGACCGGGTACAACTGACCGACCCGAAAGGCCGGCACTACACGCTGGTGCTCGAAGAAGGCGGTCAGTACCACACACATCGCGGCGCGCTGGCGCACGACGACCTGATCGGCGCCCCCGAGGGCTCGGTGGTCACGTCGGTCGGCGGAACGTCGTTCCTGGCGTTGCGGCCGCTGCTGCCGGACTATGTGCTGTCGATGCCGCGCGGCGCGCAGGTGATCTACCCGAAGGACGCCGCCCAGATCGTCATGTGGGGCGACATCTTCCCCGGTGCGCGTGTGCTGGAGGCAGGCGCCGGTTCCGGCGCGCTGACGTGCTCGCTGCTGCGTGCGGTGGGCGAGTCGGGCAGCGTGACGTCCTACGAGGTGCGTGACGACCACGCCGACCACGCCCGTCGCAACGTGGTGCAGTTCTTCGGTGAGCAGCCGCCGAACTGGACGTTGAACGTCGCCGATCTGGCCACGCACACCGGTGAGGTCGACCGGGCCGTGCTGGACATGCTGGCGCCGTGGGAAATGCTCGACGTGGTCAAGCAGAACCTGATCCCCGGCGGGGTGCTCGTGGTCTACGTCGCGACGGTGACGCAGCTGTCGCGGGTGACGGAGGCGCTGCGGGAACAGCAGTGCTGGACCGAACCGCAGTCGTGGGAGACGTTGCACCGGCCGTGGCACGTAGTCGGTCTCGCGGTGCGCCCGGACCACCGGATGATCGCGCACACGGCGTTCCTGCTGACGGCGCGCAGGCTGGCCGACGGTGTGGTGGCGCCGAGGGTGCAGCGCCGGTCAGGCAAGTACTAG
- the arc gene encoding proteasome ATPase has protein sequence MQHDRPGSRPEEADDHSADEGAGRETSQSAQIRFLEEEIALLRRKLTESPRHVRLLEQRLAEASERVGQLTERNTKLVDTLREARSQLLALREEVDRLAQPPSGYGVYLAGHEDGTVDVFTAGRRMRVAVSPAVDLDTLRRGQSVRLNEALTVVEGGTFEQTGEVCTLRELLAAGSDGASLRALVVGHADEERVVWLADPLADAPLKPGDSLLVDTKSGYAYERVPKAEVEDLVLEEVPDVDYADIGGLFRQIEQIRDAVELPFLHAELYREYELRPPKGVLLYGPPGCGKTLIAKAVANSLAKKVALARGEDNSEAKSYFLNIKGPELLNKFVGETERHIRLIFQRAREKASEGTPVIVFFDEMDSIFRTRGSGVSSDVETTIVPQLLSEIDGVEGLENVIVIGASNREDMIDPAILRPGRLDVKIKIERPDAEAAKDIFSKYLTTTLPIHSDDLDEFAGDRRACLDAMIQHTVERMYEESEDNRFLEVTYANGDKEVLYFRDFNSGAMIQNIVDRAKKAAIKSVLETQQPGLRVQHLLDAIVDEFAENEDLPNTTNPDDWARISGKKGERIVYIRTLVTGKNQESGRAIDTATNTGQYL, from the coding sequence ATGCAGCACGACCGTCCCGGCAGTCGGCCTGAGGAGGCCGACGACCACAGCGCCGATGAAGGCGCGGGCCGTGAGACTAGTCAGTCCGCGCAGATCCGATTCCTCGAAGAGGAAATCGCGCTGCTGCGCCGCAAGTTGACGGAATCGCCTCGCCATGTGCGCCTGCTCGAGCAGAGGCTCGCCGAAGCCTCGGAACGAGTGGGTCAGCTCACAGAGCGCAACACCAAGCTGGTGGACACGCTGCGCGAGGCCCGAAGCCAGTTGCTGGCGTTGCGGGAGGAGGTGGATCGGCTAGCGCAGCCGCCAAGCGGCTATGGCGTGTATCTGGCCGGTCATGAGGACGGCACGGTGGATGTCTTCACCGCAGGCCGCCGGATGCGGGTGGCGGTGTCGCCCGCGGTCGACCTCGACACGCTCAGGCGCGGACAATCGGTCCGTCTCAACGAGGCGCTGACCGTTGTGGAGGGTGGCACGTTCGAGCAGACCGGCGAGGTCTGCACGTTGCGTGAACTGCTCGCCGCCGGATCCGATGGTGCCTCGTTGCGGGCGCTCGTGGTCGGACATGCCGATGAGGAAAGGGTGGTGTGGCTGGCCGATCCGCTGGCCGACGCACCGCTCAAGCCAGGGGACTCGCTCCTGGTCGACACCAAGTCCGGGTACGCGTACGAGCGCGTGCCCAAGGCAGAGGTCGAGGATCTCGTGCTCGAGGAGGTGCCGGACGTCGACTACGCCGACATCGGTGGCCTCTTCCGGCAGATCGAGCAGATCCGCGACGCGGTGGAACTGCCGTTCCTGCACGCCGAGCTGTACCGGGAGTACGAGCTGCGCCCGCCGAAGGGCGTGCTGCTCTACGGCCCGCCTGGCTGCGGCAAGACGCTCATCGCCAAGGCCGTGGCCAACTCGCTGGCCAAGAAGGTGGCGCTGGCGCGTGGCGAGGACAACAGCGAAGCCAAGTCGTACTTCCTCAACATCAAGGGTCCCGAACTGCTCAACAAGTTCGTGGGCGAGACCGAGCGGCACATCCGGCTGATCTTCCAGCGGGCGCGGGAGAAGGCGTCGGAAGGCACACCGGTGATCGTGTTCTTCGACGAGATGGACTCGATCTTCCGCACCCGCGGCAGCGGCGTGTCGTCCGATGTGGAGACGACCATCGTGCCGCAGCTGCTCAGCGAGATCGACGGTGTCGAAGGTCTCGAGAACGTGATCGTGATCGGCGCGTCCAACCGCGAGGACATGATCGACCCGGCCATCCTGCGGCCCGGCCGGTTGGACGTGAAGATCAAGATCGAGCGTCCGGACGCCGAGGCGGCCAAGGACATCTTCTCGAAGTACCTGACCACCACGTTGCCGATCCACAGCGACGACCTCGACGAGTTCGCCGGGGACCGCCGCGCGTGCCTGGACGCGATGATCCAGCACACCGTGGAGCGGATGTACGAGGAAAGCGAGGACAACAGGTTCCTCGAGGTCACGTACGCCAACGGTGACAAGGAAGTCCTGTACTTCCGCGACTTCAACTCCGGCGCGATGATCCAGAACATCGTCGACCGGGCGAAGAAGGCGGCGATCAAGTCGGTGCTGGAGACCCAGCAGCCGGGGCTGCGCGTGCAGCACCTGCTCGACGCGATCGTCGACGAGTTCGCGGAGAACGAGGACCTGCCCAACACCACCAACCCGGACGACTGGGCCAGGATCTCCGGCAAGAAGGGCGAGCGGATCGTCTACATCCGCACGCTCGTCACCGGCAAGAACCAGGAGTCCGGCAGGGCGATCGACACGGCCACCAACACCGGCCAGTACCTGTAG
- a CDS encoding aldo/keto reductase, translating into MRIALGMAALGRPAYINLGRDTALPADRTVDAMRTASFEVLDAAYAAGIRWVDAARSYGRAEEFVAAWLADRGHADVTVSSKWGYEYTADWRPDAEVHEVKQHSAARFERQWSETRGLLEVGLYQVHSLTGDSPLFADEDLRFRMADIGVPLGFSTSGPAQADTIRRAFDLEVGGQRLFSAVQSTWNLLETSAGPALAEAHTEGARVMLKEVMANGRLAMQPPGPVADIAIRHGAGPDAVAMAAALAQPWADLVLTGAASVAQLHANLMPVRLDTVDHALLRDLAEPPEQYWRTRSQLRWT; encoded by the coding sequence ATGCGTATCGCGTTGGGAATGGCAGCACTTGGACGGCCCGCGTACATCAACCTGGGCCGTGACACAGCGTTGCCGGCCGACCGCACGGTCGACGCGATGCGCACAGCGAGTTTCGAGGTGCTCGACGCGGCGTACGCGGCCGGGATCCGGTGGGTGGACGCGGCGAGGTCCTACGGCCGCGCGGAGGAGTTCGTGGCCGCCTGGCTGGCCGACCGCGGGCACGCGGACGTGACCGTGTCGAGCAAATGGGGCTACGAGTACACAGCGGACTGGCGTCCCGACGCTGAAGTACACGAAGTCAAACAACATTCCGCCGCCCGATTCGAGCGCCAGTGGAGCGAGACTCGAGGACTGCTCGAAGTCGGCTTGTACCAAGTGCATTCGCTGACCGGTGACAGTCCGTTGTTCGCCGACGAGGATCTGCGATTCCGAATGGCGGACATCGGCGTCCCGCTGGGATTCTCCACGAGCGGACCGGCACAGGCCGACACGATCCGGCGCGCGTTCGACCTGGAGGTCGGCGGGCAGCGCCTGTTCTCCGCTGTGCAGTCCACATGGAACCTCCTGGAGACCTCGGCGGGCCCCGCGCTGGCGGAGGCGCACACCGAAGGCGCACGGGTGATGCTCAAGGAGGTCATGGCCAACGGCAGGCTCGCGATGCAGCCACCCGGCCCGGTCGCGGACATCGCCATCCGGCACGGCGCGGGCCCCGACGCGGTGGCGATGGCGGCGGCGCTGGCCCAGCCGTGGGCGGATCTCGTGCTGACCGGTGCCGCGAGCGTCGCGCAGCTGCACGCGAACCTGATGCCGGTGCGACTGGACACCGTGGACCACGCGCTGCTGCGCGACCTGGCCGAACCGCCCGAGCAGTACTGGCGGACACGCTCCCAGCTGCGGTGGACCTGA
- the dop gene encoding depupylase/deamidase Dop — MRRIMGTEVEYGIAVPGDATANPVLTSTQVVLAYAAAADIPRARRARWDYEVESPLRDARGFDLGAPSMAPSDPDVEDLGAANVILTNGARLYVDHAHPEYSAPEVTNARDAVIWDKAGERVMEEAALKAATVPGQPRLQLYKNNVDGKGASYGTHENYLMSRSTPFTSVISGLTPFFASRQVICGSGRVGIGVAGEEAGFQLSQRSDYIEVEVGLETTLKRGIINTRDEPHADADKYRRLHVIIGDANLAEYSTYLKVGTAALVIDMIESGVRFDHLKLADPVRAVHHLSHDPTLRTTVELSNGRKFTGLDIQSAYMELAAEHVEKTDQDAVSRHVLRTWAEIIDALRRDPLECADRLDWPAKLRLMEGFMARDNLQWSSPRLSLIDLQYSDVRLDKGLYNRLVARGSMKRLVTEEEVQVAITEPPSDTRAFFRGRCLEKYPNSIAAASWDSVIFDLGRESLVRIPTLEPLRGTKAHVGALLEAASTAEELVDALTGAPRG; from the coding sequence ATGCGGCGGATCATGGGTACCGAGGTCGAGTACGGCATTGCCGTTCCCGGCGACGCGACAGCCAATCCCGTACTGACATCGACCCAGGTCGTGCTCGCCTACGCGGCGGCCGCGGACATCCCGAGGGCTCGCCGGGCCCGATGGGACTACGAGGTGGAATCACCGCTGCGCGACGCGCGCGGCTTCGACCTCGGCGCGCCGAGCATGGCGCCGTCCGATCCGGACGTGGAGGACCTCGGCGCGGCGAACGTCATCCTCACCAACGGCGCCCGGCTGTACGTCGACCACGCCCACCCCGAGTACTCGGCCCCCGAGGTCACCAACGCGCGTGACGCGGTGATCTGGGACAAGGCGGGGGAGCGCGTGATGGAGGAGGCGGCGCTCAAGGCCGCCACCGTCCCCGGCCAGCCCCGCCTGCAGCTGTACAAGAACAACGTCGACGGCAAGGGCGCGAGCTACGGCACGCACGAGAACTACCTGATGAGCCGGAGCACGCCGTTCACGTCGGTGATCTCCGGGCTGACGCCGTTCTTCGCGTCCCGCCAGGTGATCTGCGGCTCCGGCCGCGTCGGCATCGGCGTCGCGGGCGAGGAAGCCGGGTTCCAGCTCTCGCAGCGCTCGGACTACATCGAGGTCGAGGTCGGCCTGGAGACCACGCTCAAGCGCGGCATCATCAACACCCGCGACGAGCCGCACGCCGACGCGGACAAGTACCGGCGGCTGCACGTGATCATCGGCGACGCGAACCTGGCCGAGTACTCCACGTACCTCAAGGTCGGCACGGCGGCGCTGGTCATCGACATGATCGAGTCCGGGGTCCGGTTCGACCACCTCAAGCTCGCCGACCCGGTGCGCGCGGTGCACCACCTCAGCCACGACCCGACACTCAGGACCACGGTCGAGCTGTCCAACGGGCGCAAGTTCACCGGGCTGGACATCCAGTCGGCGTACATGGAGCTGGCCGCCGAGCACGTCGAGAAGACCGACCAGGACGCCGTGTCCCGGCACGTGCTGCGGACCTGGGCGGAGATCATCGACGCGCTGCGCCGCGACCCGCTCGAGTGCGCCGACCGGCTGGACTGGCCAGCCAAGCTGCGGCTGATGGAGGGCTTCATGGCCCGCGACAACCTGCAGTGGTCCTCGCCCCGGCTGTCGCTGATCGACCTGCAGTACTCCGACGTGCGGCTGGACAAGGGCCTCTACAACCGCCTGGTCGCCCGCGGCTCGATGAAGCGGCTGGTGACCGAGGAGGAGGTGCAGGTGGCGATCACCGAGCCGCCGAGCGACACGCGTGCCTTCTTCCGCGGCCGCTGCCTGGAGAAGTACCCGAACTCGATCGCCGCCGCGTCGTGGGACTCGGTGATTTTCGATCTCGGCCGCGAGTCACTGGTCCGGATCCCCACCCTCGAGCCGCTGCGCGGGACGAAAGCGCACGTCGGAGCCCTGTTGGAGGCCGCTTCGACGGCCGAGGAGCTCGTCGACGCGCTGACCGGCGCACCCCGCGGCTGA
- a CDS encoding ubiquitin-like protein Pup — MSQEKVQRQGGGDNDDDAVDGAPAGQERREKLGEDVDTILDEIDDVLEENAEDFVRAYVQKGGE, encoded by the coding sequence ATGTCCCAGGAAAAGGTCCAGCGCCAGGGTGGCGGCGACAACGACGACGATGCCGTCGACGGTGCGCCTGCCGGTCAGGAGCGCAGGGAGAAGCTCGGCGAGGACGTGGACACCATCCTCGACGAGATCGACGACGTGCTTGAGGAAAACGCGGAGGACTTCGTCCGCGCCTACGTGCAAAAGGGCGGCGAGTAA
- the prcB gene encoding proteasome subunit beta gives MDHTFSRQGAGTGLPAAYLSAASLSFSDFLRSQAPDLLPGARAAELNNQAALSDVPHGTTIVAVTYQGGVLLAGDRRATSGNLIAQRDMEKVYVTDEYSAVGIAGTAGLAVEMVRLYTVELAYYEKIEGVPLSLDGKANKLATTVRENLTMAMNGLAVVPLFVGYDVDADSPRGRIVSYDVVGGRYEERAGFHAVGSGSLFARSALKKLYDPDGGQDAAIRWAVEALYDAAEDDTATGGPDIHRRIFPSIITITGADGAVRLPEEQTSAVAEAVVADRSQRPRG, from the coding sequence ATGGACCACACCTTCTCCCGCCAGGGGGCGGGCACCGGGCTACCGGCTGCCTATCTCTCGGCCGCGTCATTGTCATTCAGCGACTTCCTGCGCTCGCAGGCGCCCGATCTGCTTCCGGGCGCCCGCGCGGCGGAGCTGAACAACCAGGCCGCGTTGAGCGACGTGCCGCACGGCACGACCATCGTGGCGGTCACGTACCAGGGCGGCGTGCTGCTGGCAGGTGACCGGCGTGCCACGTCGGGCAACCTGATCGCCCAGCGTGACATGGAGAAGGTCTACGTCACCGACGAGTATTCCGCCGTCGGGATCGCGGGCACAGCGGGTCTCGCGGTGGAGATGGTCCGCCTGTACACCGTCGAGCTGGCGTACTACGAGAAGATCGAGGGCGTACCGCTCTCGCTGGACGGTAAGGCGAACAAGCTCGCCACGACCGTGCGCGAGAACCTCACCATGGCGATGAACGGCCTCGCTGTGGTGCCGCTGTTCGTCGGCTACGACGTCGACGCGGATTCGCCACGCGGCAGGATCGTGTCCTACGACGTGGTCGGCGGGCGCTACGAGGAGCGGGCGGGATTCCACGCGGTCGGCTCCGGCTCGCTGTTCGCGCGCTCGGCGCTGAAGAAGCTCTACGACCCGGACGGCGGGCAGGACGCGGCGATCCGGTGGGCGGTCGAGGCGTTGTACGACGCGGCCGAGGACGACACGGCCACGGGCGGTCCGGACATCCACCGGCGGATCTTCCCGTCCATCATCACGATCACCGGGGCGGACGGCGCGGTCCGGCTGCCCGAGGAACAAACGAGTGCGGTGGCCGAGGCGGTCGTCGCCGACCGCAGTCAACGGCCGCGTGGCTGA